Genomic segment of Kibdelosporangium phytohabitans:
ACCATCGACGCGGTGCTGACCGAGTGGGAAAGCGACGACTCCGTCCGCACGGTCGTGATCACCGGCGCCGGTGAACGAGGTCTCTGCGCGGGCGGCGACATCCGCACGATCTACGACGACGCCCGCTCCGGCGGTACCGCGTCACTGGAATTCTGGTCAGACGAATACAAACTCAACGCCCACATCGCCCGGTACACGAAGCCGTATGTCGCGGTGATGGACGGTGTGGTGATGGGTGGCGGTGTCGGCGTTTCCGCGCACGGCTCGGTCCGCGTGGTGACCGAACGCTCCCGCATCGCGATGCCGGAAGTCGGCATCGGCCTGGTCCCGGACGTCGGCGGGACGTATCTGCTGTCGCGGGCCCCCGGCCAGCTCGGCACGCACATCGCGTTGACCACCGCGCAGTTGTCGGCGGGTGACGCGATCCACTGCGGACTGGCCGACTACCACGTGCCCAGCGCACGCATCCCGCAGCTGCTCGAACTGCTGGAGCAGCGGGACGCGGCCGAGGCTGTC
This window contains:
- a CDS encoding enoyl-CoA hydratase/isomerase family protein, giving the protein MTDVLTEVHGGLARITLNRPKAINALTHDMVRTIDAVLTEWESDDSVRTVVITGAGERGLCAGGDIRTIYDDARSGGTASLEFWSDEYKLNAHIARYTKPYVAVMDGVVMGGGVGVSAHGSVRVVTERSRIAMPEVGIGLVPDVGGTYLLSRAPGQLGTHIALTTAQLSAGDAIHCGLADYHVPSARIPQLLELLEQRDAAEAVRAVAELPADRPLSRQTDWIGTCYAAETVEEILERLRASGEQGSSAAKEIEGKSPTAVKVTLRALRSAAALPDLDAVLEQEYRVSAACLRGHDLAEGIRAQIIDKDRNPRWSPGTLAEVSEDVVAAHFEEVR